The following proteins are co-located in the Candidatus Bipolaricaulota bacterium genome:
- a CDS encoding VTT domain-containing protein → MHVLAGLLLIFIYEVGAAVILPTPSEIPVFGYNYIPLGWIFLFAVLGKTVGSYIVFLGGAKAKETARFARFLADHEWAKRAYDWSERFVRRYGMIAVFALMSIPGFPDTASIYLFAIVGRRPIAFALAAGLGTAVRMVIVLFAFHGIRQLAGS, encoded by the coding sequence ATGCACGTGTTAGCCGGTCTGCTATTGATCTTCATCTACGAAGTCGGGGCGGCGGTGATCCTCCCCACCCCGAGCGAGATCCCGGTCTTCGGGTACAACTACATCCCGCTCGGCTGGATCTTCCTGTTCGCCGTGCTGGGAAAGACCGTGGGTTCGTACATCGTCTTCCTCGGTGGGGCAAAGGCGAAGGAGACGGCCCGGTTCGCGCGGTTTCTGGCCGATCATGAATGGGCGAAGCGGGCGTACGACTGGAGCGAGCGGTTCGTACGCCGCTACGGAATGATCGCGGTGTTCGCCCTCATGAGCATCCCTGGTTTCCCGGACACGGCGTCGATCTATCTCTTCGCGATCGTGGGGCGGAGGCCGATCGCGTTCGCGCTCGCCGCTGGCCTGGGGACGGCAGTACGGATGGTGATCGTCCTGTTCGCATTCCACGGGATAAGGCAGCTCGCCGGGTCATAG
- the radC gene encoding DNA repair protein RadC has translation MRRTTIKDIPELDRPREKLIARGAGALSDAELLAVIIGRGIPGRDVLQVAAETEKVIGDAPPDRISIGDLLRIKGMGEAKAAQIVAAFELARRHLLKERIQIKEARDVLPFVNEIRDKRQEYFVCLSLNGAHEVIENRVVTVGLLDSNQVHPREVFADPLVDRAAAVIFAHNHPSGNPSPSPEDIALTKRLVDAGKLLGINVLDHLIVTKRGYLSLKQEGYL, from the coding sequence ATGAGACGAACGACGATTAAGGATATTCCCGAGCTCGATCGGCCGCGGGAGAAGCTGATCGCGCGTGGGGCAGGTGCCCTGTCCGACGCTGAGCTGCTCGCCGTGATCATCGGCCGCGGGATCCCGGGGCGGGACGTCCTCCAAGTGGCGGCGGAGACGGAGAAGGTGATCGGAGATGCCCCACCGGACCGAATATCCATCGGCGATCTCCTCCGGATCAAGGGGATGGGGGAGGCGAAGGCGGCGCAGATCGTCGCCGCGTTCGAGCTCGCCCGCCGCCATCTCCTCAAGGAGCGGATTCAGATCAAGGAGGCGAGGGACGTCCTCCCGTTCGTCAACGAGATCCGGGATAAACGCCAGGAGTACTTCGTCTGCCTGTCGTTGAACGGGGCGCACGAGGTGATCGAAAACCGCGTCGTGACCGTGGGGCTCCTCGATTCGAACCAGGTCCATCCCCGCGAGGTGTTCGCCGATCCGCTCGTCGATCGCGCCGCCGCGGTGATCTTCGCCCACAACCACCCGTCCGGGAACCCCAGCCCGAGCCCGGAGGATATCGCCCTCACCAAGCGGCTCGTCGACGCGGGAAAGCTCCTCGGGATCAATGTCCTCGACCATCTGATCGTGACGAAACGCGGCTATCTCTCGCTCAAGCAAGAAGGTTACCTATGA